A DNA window from Capnocytophaga sp. ARDL2 contains the following coding sequences:
- a CDS encoding type III pantothenate kinase produces MILIIDIGNTQTKIAVFKEENIQQVHFCPTHIFHERLIELKNENPNVQTVVLASVGFLQENQLEMLKQHFSVVQITSYSPMPFHNAYSTPQTLGIDRRVLAVGASLQFPNQNVLVIDAGTCITYDFVDENNNYQGGGISPGIGMRFKSLKHFTAKLPEINWEQQTANLIGTSTQESIESGVLNGVIAEIDGIIEKYQQKNPNLKVILTGGDAEYLSKQIKNVIFAHSFFLLESLYSLYKYIQSYD; encoded by the coding sequence ATGATTCTAATCATCGATATCGGAAATACTCAAACAAAAATAGCGGTTTTCAAGGAAGAGAACATTCAACAAGTGCATTTTTGTCCTACCCATATTTTTCACGAACGATTGATTGAACTGAAAAATGAAAATCCAAATGTTCAAACGGTGGTTTTGGCTTCGGTGGGATTTCTTCAGGAAAATCAATTGGAAATGTTGAAACAACATTTTTCTGTAGTTCAAATTACCTCATATTCTCCTATGCCTTTTCACAATGCATATTCTACGCCGCAGACTTTGGGTATCGATCGTCGGGTGTTGGCTGTGGGTGCGAGTTTGCAATTTCCCAATCAAAATGTGTTGGTCATCGATGCGGGAACTTGCATTACTTATGATTTTGTAGATGAAAATAATAATTATCAAGGAGGTGGAATTTCACCTGGAATAGGTATGCGTTTCAAAAGTTTGAAACATTTTACCGCCAAATTGCCCGAAATCAACTGGGAGCAACAAACGGCAAATCTCATCGGAACTTCCACTCAAGAAAGCATCGAAAGTGGTGTTTTGAATGGAGTAATTGCAGAAATTGACGGAATTATAGAAAAATATCAACAAAAAAATCCAAATTTAAAGGTAATTTTAACGGGGGGAGATGCAGAATATTTGTCAAAACAAATAAAAAATGTCATCTTTGCACATTCATTCTTTCTATTAGAAAGTCTTTATTCATTATATAAATACATTCAATCGTATGATTAA
- a CDS encoding PAS domain-containing sensor histidine kinase, whose product MEKDEIGNLSLRNRIFIAMLSITITSMIVVIAVMFYQYRKEVRTYHQELLHNKEAAVIEHLSFILGNSPEPLTNDNLSEILKEKIFELSAIHDIQIDIYDLNGRMLLSSKGRFIIDEIDNVQISPIILNIIELSPDKRFIHLQQSSKESYRISYNYITDKNFKNLGILSLPYKQDITLYQNQIDTFLIRFGQITFFLLILSILMSYFLSNTITKSIQAVARKITGTRINKNEKLRSNNIPREIKPLIKSYNRMIDELEESANLLAKSEREHAWREMAKQVAHEIKNPLTPMRLTVQMFERKFDSNHPDVDKKMKDFCDTLIQQIDTMSSVASAFSNFASMPAQEKETIDLVKVIGLSLEIFKEEFIEFTHEVDELFIHFDKTQLIRIVTNLIKNALQAMPEEKVDPKIEVSLSKIMGFAILKVKDNGLGIANEHLERIFEPKFTTKTSGMGLGLAMIKNIVESSNGTITVSSVPNKETVFEIRLPV is encoded by the coding sequence GTGGAAAAAGACGAAATAGGAAATTTATCGTTACGGAATCGCATTTTTATTGCGATGCTATCTATTACCATTACATCGATGATTGTAGTGATAGCAGTTATGTTTTATCAGTATCGAAAAGAAGTAAGAACCTATCATCAGGAGTTGTTGCATAATAAAGAAGCAGCTGTGATAGAACATTTGTCTTTTATTTTAGGCAATTCGCCTGAACCACTTACAAACGATAATCTTTCAGAAATATTAAAAGAAAAAATCTTTGAACTCTCAGCAATACATGATATTCAAATAGATATTTATGATTTGAATGGTCGTATGTTGCTTTCATCAAAGGGACGATTTATTATTGATGAAATTGATAACGTACAGATTTCTCCTATTATTTTAAATATCATTGAACTTTCACCAGATAAACGTTTTATTCACTTACAGCAGAGTTCGAAAGAGTCGTATAGAATATCTTACAATTATATAACAGATAAGAATTTTAAAAATTTAGGAATATTAAGTTTGCCTTATAAACAAGATATTACCTTGTATCAAAATCAGATAGATACATTTTTGATTCGCTTTGGGCAAATTACCTTTTTCTTGTTGATTTTGTCTATTTTGATGTCGTATTTTTTGTCAAATACAATTACGAAATCAATTCAAGCAGTTGCACGTAAAATTACGGGAACACGTATCAATAAAAATGAAAAGTTGCGTTCGAATAATATTCCGAGAGAGATAAAACCCTTGATAAAGTCTTACAATCGTATGATTGACGAATTGGAGGAAAGTGCCAATTTGTTGGCAAAAAGCGAACGCGAACATGCGTGGAGAGAGATGGCAAAACAGGTGGCTCATGAAATAAAAAATCCATTGACACCTATGCGATTGACCGTACAAATGTTTGAACGAAAATTTGATTCCAATCACCCCGATGTTGATAAAAAGATGAAGGATTTTTGCGATACGCTTATTCAACAAATCGATACGATGTCGTCGGTTGCTTCGGCTTTTTCCAATTTTGCATCGATGCCTGCTCAAGAAAAGGAAACCATTGATTTGGTAAAAGTAATCGGATTGTCATTGGAAATCTTTAAAGAAGAATTTATAGAATTTACTCACGAAGTAGATGAATTATTCATTCATTTTGATAAAACACAATTAATACGTATTGTTACCAACTTGATAAAAAATGCTTTACAAGCAATGCCAGAAGAAAAAGTTGACCCAAAAATTGAGGTATCTTTGTCAAAAATAATGGGTTTTGCAATTTTGAAAGTTAAAGACAACGGTTTGGGAATAGCTAACGAACATTTAGAACGAATTTTTGAACCGAAATTTACTACCAAAACCAGTGGAATGGGATTGGGATTAGCTATGATAAAAAATATTGTTGAATCAAGCAATGGAACAATAACAGTTTCTTCAGTTCCAAATAAAGAAACGGTTTTTGAAATACGATTGCCGGTGTAG
- a CDS encoding CopD family protein, translated as MENLYAYVKALHIIFVVCWFAGLFYIVRLFVYYTEAQLKSEVEKNILSEQFRLMIYRLWYIISYPAAILATIFGLIMLYLNPFLLKMPWMHAKLGFIVLLWAYHFQCGVYVKQSLENRLQKTSKYFRLWNEGATLILFSVVFLVVLKHAVNWIYGVVGLFTLAILLMIGIKVYNKLRKQ; from the coding sequence ATGGAAAATCTGTATGCTTATGTAAAAGCCTTGCATATCATATTTGTAGTATGTTGGTTTGCAGGTCTTTTTTATATCGTGAGGTTGTTTGTGTATTATACAGAAGCTCAGTTGAAATCCGAAGTAGAAAAAAATATTCTGAGTGAGCAATTTCGATTGATGATTTATCGTTTGTGGTACATTATCAGTTATCCAGCAGCAATTTTGGCAACCATTTTCGGTTTGATTATGTTGTATCTCAATCCATTTTTATTGAAAATGCCATGGATGCATGCCAAATTGGGATTTATTGTTTTGCTTTGGGCATATCACTTTCAATGTGGCGTGTATGTAAAACAAAGTTTAGAAAATCGCTTACAAAAGACCAGTAAATATTTCAGATTGTGGAACGAAGGAGCTACCTTGATTTTGTTTTCCGTAGTGTTTTTAGTAGTTTTGAAACACGCAGTCAATTGGATTTATGGAGTTGTAGGGTTGTTTACCTTGGCAATTTTACTGATGATAGGAATCAAAGTGTACAATAAACTTAGGAAGCAGTAG
- a CDS encoding nucleoside deaminase, whose product MLNDEYYMQLALNEAKEAFKIGEIPIGAIVVANDRIIAKSHNLTETLTDVTAHAEMQAITAAANSLGGKYLKTCTMYITVEPCQMCAGALYWSQIDRIVIGATDNKRGFQNMGGQLHPKTQVTYGILEKECSELMKIFFSRKR is encoded by the coding sequence ATGCTAAACGACGAATATTATATGCAACTAGCTTTGAATGAAGCCAAAGAAGCGTTCAAAATAGGAGAAATTCCCATCGGTGCTATAGTGGTTGCAAATGATCGAATCATCGCAAAATCTCACAACCTCACCGAAACTCTAACCGATGTTACCGCACATGCAGAAATGCAGGCTATTACCGCTGCAGCCAACTCACTTGGGGGAAAATACTTAAAAACCTGTACAATGTACATCACTGTAGAACCCTGTCAAATGTGTGCAGGTGCCCTCTACTGGTCACAAATAGACCGCATCGTTATCGGAGCAACTGACAACAAAAGAGGTTTTCAAAATATGGGTGGTCAACTACACCCAAAAACTCAAGTTACCTACGGAATACTCGAAAAAGAATGTTCAGAATTGATGAAAATATTTTTTAGTAGGAAAAGGTAG
- a CDS encoding inorganic phosphate transporter, protein MEQIYVIMLITLAILAIIDIVVGVSNDAVNFLNSALGSKAISFKTAMLVASVGILCGALFSGGMMEIARSGIFTPSMFTFNDVMIIFLSVMIADILLLDVFNSLGLPTSTTVSIVFELLGAAVCLALIKIFLGDDTIANLGEYINTKKASEIVTSILLSVLLSFIVGSAVQYISRLLFTFQSENRIKKFGALFGGFAISFITFFILIKGLKGVSFIDGDTNKLIKENQWYILLGCFVFWTIVSQLLMSVFRANILKVIIIIGTFALALAFAGNDLVNFIGVPIAAIQSFELFQASDGTLTTMEALADSDLKAPFYYLAIAGVIMVTTLWTSSKARNVIETEMSLARQSEGEEKFSPNALAKIIVRVTVIVGTGINYLLPQSLQLKLDQRFVKQEVKKSKKERMEEPAFDMIRASVNLMVASILIALGTSLKLPLSTTYVTFMVAMGTSFADRAWDRDSAVYRVSGVFHVIGGWFATAIVAFFTAATIAFLMYHGEIYAFVGVLVVLGISLYRSNKAHRIKQQEKQEETRKLSKNDIVTIQEVMNESSEQISQVIKQTFELYKQIIDGLSKQELISLQASKKRVKKVEKEIDGLKANVHYFIKHLDDTSVEASKFYVHSLGYLQDISQSLSFIAQNSTAHVDNNHKKLKFNQIKDIKAIEIELTRIFNEIHQIFETKQFSKLDSIIEENHELVVKIEKSIERQIERIRTTETSPKNSKLYFALLLETNDLVHDTIHLLELFKEFDHYVKLKE, encoded by the coding sequence ATGGAACAGATTTATGTTATTATGTTGATTACCTTAGCCATTTTGGCAATCATCGACATTGTTGTTGGAGTGAGCAACGACGCAGTAAACTTTCTCAATTCGGCATTAGGTTCAAAGGCTATTTCGTTTAAAACAGCCATGTTGGTTGCCTCGGTTGGTATTCTTTGCGGTGCATTGTTTTCAGGTGGAATGATGGAAATTGCCCGAAGTGGAATCTTTACCCCCTCCATGTTTACCTTCAACGATGTAATGATTATCTTTCTCTCCGTAATGATTGCCGACATTTTGCTTTTAGATGTCTTCAATTCATTAGGATTGCCTACTTCGACTACGGTTTCTATTGTATTCGAATTATTGGGAGCCGCAGTTTGTTTAGCTTTAATTAAAATATTTTTAGGAGACGATACGATTGCCAATTTAGGCGAATACATCAACACTAAAAAAGCTAGCGAAATTGTTACCAGTATCTTACTATCTGTATTATTGTCTTTTATTGTAGGTAGTGCCGTTCAGTATATTTCTCGTTTGCTGTTTACCTTTCAATCAGAAAATAGAATTAAAAAATTCGGTGCTCTCTTTGGTGGTTTTGCCATCTCTTTTATTACTTTTTTCATTCTTATCAAAGGATTAAAAGGTGTATCATTTATCGATGGTGATACTAATAAATTAATCAAAGAAAATCAATGGTACATTTTATTGGGATGTTTTGTCTTTTGGACAATTGTTTCTCAATTATTAATGTCTGTTTTCAGGGCAAATATTTTAAAAGTCATCATCATCATCGGAACATTTGCTTTGGCATTGGCGTTTGCAGGAAACGATTTGGTAAACTTTATCGGAGTGCCTATAGCAGCAATTCAGTCATTCGAATTGTTTCAAGCAAGTGATGGAACTCTGACTACGATGGAGGCACTAGCTGATAGCGACTTAAAAGCACCATTTTATTACTTAGCCATTGCAGGAGTAATTATGGTTACTACTCTTTGGACATCGAGTAAAGCGAGAAATGTAATCGAAACCGAAATGAGTTTGGCAAGACAAAGCGAAGGAGAAGAAAAATTTTCACCTAACGCATTGGCAAAAATCATTGTTCGTGTCACAGTAATCGTTGGAACAGGTATCAACTATTTACTTCCGCAATCGTTGCAATTGAAACTCGACCAGCGATTTGTAAAACAAGAAGTAAAAAAATCTAAAAAAGAACGAATGGAAGAACCTGCGTTTGACATGATTCGTGCTTCAGTAAACTTGATGGTCGCTAGTATTTTGATTGCTTTAGGAACATCATTAAAACTTCCATTGTCAACGACCTATGTAACCTTTATGGTAGCAATGGGTACATCATTTGCCGATAGAGCTTGGGACAGAGACAGTGCGGTATATAGAGTTTCTGGAGTGTTTCATGTGATTGGTGGATGGTTTGCCACAGCAATTGTAGCCTTTTTCACAGCCGCAACAATAGCTTTCTTGATGTATCATGGAGAAATCTATGCCTTTGTAGGAGTGTTGGTGGTATTGGGAATCAGTCTTTACAGAAGCAACAAAGCTCACCGTATAAAACAACAAGAAAAACAAGAAGAAACTCGTAAATTGAGCAAAAATGATATTGTAACTATTCAAGAAGTAATGAATGAAAGTTCAGAGCAAATTTCACAAGTTATAAAACAAACTTTTGAATTGTACAAACAAATCATTGACGGGTTGAGCAAGCAAGAACTCATATCACTACAAGCAAGTAAAAAACGAGTAAAAAAAGTTGAAAAAGAAATCGATGGACTCAAAGCAAATGTTCATTATTTCATTAAACATTTAGACGACACCTCAGTTGAAGCAAGTAAGTTCTATGTTCACTCTTTAGGATATTTGCAAGACATCAGTCAGTCATTGAGTTTTATAGCACAAAATTCTACAGCCCATGTAGATAACAATCACAAAAAACTAAAATTCAATCAAATTAAAGATATAAAAGCGATTGAAATAGAATTGACTAGAATATTCAATGAAATACATCAAATCTTTGAAACTAAACAATTTTCAAAATTAGATTCGATTATTGAAGAAAATCATGAATTGGTAGTAAAAATCGAAAAATCTATTGAAAGACAAATCGAACGCATTCGTACCACGGAAACCAGTCCAAAAAACAGTAAATTGTACTTTGCCTTATTATTAGAAACAAATGATTTGGTACACGATACAATACATTTATTAGAATTGTTCAAAGAATTTGATCATTATGTAAAATTAAAAGAATAA
- a CDS encoding GIN domain-containing protein, translated as MKKIVLAIMLLCTTVSFAQERKVKGNKNVVTKEKKVQKYNKVILGGGIDLMIMANSLQPVVNITADANLHQLFDISVADEILTIKLKPGFVIVDQTENFKVSITNKDLDKILVLGNSTVESMGILETNELEIEVIGNGVVKTQVKTEDLKITNKGNAEIKLSGKTNSAFIENNGNGVIDLSEVPSFFTEVYQYGDGVIYTNAINGLDGKLTGLGTIYYQNTEILNVEITGSGKLISK; from the coding sequence ATGAAGAAAATAGTTTTAGCAATAATGCTCCTTTGTACTACAGTTTCTTTTGCACAAGAAAGAAAAGTAAAAGGAAATAAAAATGTTGTAACAAAAGAAAAAAAGGTTCAGAAATACAACAAAGTAATCCTGGGGGGAGGAATCGATTTGATGATAATGGCAAATAGTTTACAACCTGTTGTGAATATAACTGCCGATGCCAATTTGCACCAATTGTTTGACATTTCGGTAGCAGATGAAATTTTGACTATAAAATTAAAACCTGGATTTGTAATTGTAGATCAAACTGAAAATTTCAAGGTGTCTATTACCAATAAAGATTTGGATAAAATTTTAGTTTTGGGCAATTCTACTGTCGAATCTATGGGTATTTTGGAAACCAATGAACTTGAAATCGAAGTGATAGGAAATGGCGTTGTAAAAACTCAGGTGAAAACCGAAGATTTAAAAATTACGAATAAAGGAAATGCAGAGATAAAATTGTCAGGAAAAACCAACAGTGCATTTATTGAAAACAATGGAAATGGAGTCATCGATTTGTCGGAAGTACCGTCGTTTTTTACAGAGGTTTATCAATATGGAGATGGTGTGATTTATACCAATGCCATCAACGGATTGGACGGAAAACTTACTGGTTTAGGAACCATTTATTATCAAAATACCGAAATTCTCAATGTAGAAATTACAGGTTCGGGAAAATTAATTTCAAAATAA
- a CDS encoding 3-deoxy-D-manno-octulosonic acid transferase translates to MKLFVKGREQTFELLQQKIQKGQSYIWIHTASLGEFEQGVPLIEAWKKKNPNHQVVWTFFSPSGYEIRKNHHLADIAVYLPLDIPGNVRRYLDCVQPEKVFFVKYEFWRNYLKELQKRKIPTYLISGIFREDQLFFKWYGGFYRKILSAFTHFFVQNSQSKELLNSIGKQNVTIHGDTRFDRVLSFAKQVESKAEIEQFIDGKKVIVVGSSWIDDEEQYLPYLNASKNVKWIIAPHDIKEDKIAKLQQAIQLKSIRYTERVGVDLKDFQVLIIDTIGQLFSIYPYATVSYVGGGFKTGLHNILETAVFGTPIVIGSNYSKFQEAKDLVALGGCISVENAEQMHKVFDELLNDENKRHAIEKINLEYVAKNRHATQKVMEYFTV, encoded by the coding sequence ATGAAATTGTTTGTCAAAGGTCGTGAGCAAACATTTGAGTTATTGCAGCAAAAAATCCAAAAAGGACAGTCGTATATATGGATACACACGGCGTCTTTGGGCGAATTTGAACAAGGAGTACCACTGATAGAAGCATGGAAAAAGAAAAATCCAAATCATCAAGTGGTTTGGACTTTTTTTTCGCCTTCGGGTTATGAAATACGAAAAAATCATCACTTGGCAGATATTGCTGTCTATTTACCTTTGGATATACCAGGAAATGTACGACGATATTTAGATTGTGTGCAACCTGAAAAAGTTTTTTTTGTAAAATATGAGTTTTGGCGCAACTATTTGAAAGAATTGCAAAAGAGAAAAATTCCTACCTATTTGATTTCGGGTATTTTTCGTGAAGATCAATTGTTTTTTAAATGGTATGGTGGTTTTTATCGAAAAATTTTATCAGCATTTACACATTTTTTTGTGCAAAATAGTCAATCTAAAGAATTGTTGAATAGTATTGGTAAACAGAATGTTACTATTCATGGGGACACAAGATTTGACCGAGTATTGTCATTTGCGAAACAAGTAGAATCCAAAGCTGAAATTGAGCAATTTATTGATGGTAAAAAAGTTATTGTTGTAGGGAGTTCGTGGATTGATGATGAAGAACAGTATTTACCATACCTCAATGCATCGAAAAATGTTAAGTGGATTATTGCTCCGCACGACATCAAGGAAGATAAGATAGCCAAACTACAACAAGCAATACAATTGAAATCAATCCGATACACTGAGCGAGTAGGGGTGGACTTGAAAGATTTTCAGGTGTTGATTATAGACACCATTGGGCAGTTGTTTTCGATTTATCCCTACGCAACTGTTTCGTATGTCGGCGGAGGTTTCAAAACAGGTTTGCACAATATATTAGAAACCGCAGTATTTGGAACTCCAATAGTTATTGGATCGAACTATAGTAAATTTCAAGAAGCCAAAGATTTGGTGGCATTGGGTGGTTGTATTTCAGTGGAAAATGCCGAACAAATGCACAAAGTTTTTGATGAATTGCTAAACGACGAGAATAAAAGACACGCAATTGAGAAAATCAACTTAGAATATGTAGCCAAAAACAGACATGCTACTCAAAAGGTAATGGAATATTTTACGGTTTGA
- a CDS encoding uracil-DNA glycosylase, whose amino-acid sequence MQKLPINGDLTRWANQGVLLLNDVLTVREGQAGSHTRKGWESFTQQIIEMISREKKGVVFMLWGGNAHKKEQWIDGTNHLILKSGHPSPLSANQGKWFGNRHFSQANEYLVQNGKTPINW is encoded by the coding sequence GTGCAGAAGCTTCCCATAAATGGTGATTTGACACGCTGGGCAAATCAAGGAGTTTTGTTGCTAAACGATGTACTAACAGTAAGAGAAGGGCAGGCGGGAAGTCATACTCGCAAAGGTTGGGAATCGTTTACTCAACAAATTATTGAGATGATAAGTCGAGAGAAAAAGGGAGTAGTTTTTATGTTATGGGGAGGCAATGCTCATAAAAAAGAACAATGGATTGACGGTACAAATCATTTGATTTTGAAATCGGGACATCCATCACCATTGAGTGCCAATCAAGGAAAATGGTTTGGAAATAGACATTTTTCTCAAGCAAATGAATATTTAGTACAAAATGGAAAAACACCTATTAATTGGTAA
- the mnmD gene encoding tRNA (5-methylaminomethyl-2-thiouridine)(34)-methyltransferase MnmD, whose product MYKSKHLMKRSIITTQDGSSSISIENWGETYHSIFGAVQEAVHVYIKNGLLLINKPSLNILEMGFGTGLNFCLTYKEALLRNLEIQYTAVEGFPLTENEFLSLNYFSYFPDFSFEEIHRLTWDETHQLTKNISLHKNYSLFENLSLPHDHYDLIYFDVFGYNYQPELWSETILQNMFHCLKSDGILVTYASKGVVNRTLKSIGFTVKKMPGPPGKREMTIAIKP is encoded by the coding sequence TTGTACAAATCTAAACACTTGATGAAGCGCAGTATCATAACCACTCAAGATGGCTCTTCTTCTATCTCTATTGAAAATTGGGGTGAAACCTACCACTCTATTTTTGGTGCAGTTCAAGAAGCTGTTCACGTGTATATCAAAAATGGTTTGCTTTTAATAAATAAACCTTCCCTCAACATTTTAGAAATGGGATTTGGAACTGGTCTCAATTTTTGTTTGACCTATAAAGAAGCTTTACTCCGGAATCTTGAGATTCAATACACCGCTGTTGAGGGGTTTCCTTTGACTGAAAATGAATTTCTATCGCTCAACTACTTTTCTTATTTCCCTGATTTTTCTTTTGAAGAAATCCATCGCTTGACTTGGGATGAAACTCATCAATTGACAAAAAATATTTCTTTGCATAAAAATTATTCATTGTTTGAAAATTTATCTTTACCTCACGATCACTATGATTTGATTTACTTTGATGTATTTGGTTATAATTATCAACCGGAATTGTGGAGCGAAACCATCCTTCAAAATATGTTTCATTGTTTAAAATCTGACGGTATTTTAGTTACGTACGCAAGTAAAGGTGTAGTTAATCGCACTTTGAAATCTATTGGTTTTACTGTAAAAAAAATGCCAGGTCCCCCTGGCAAACGTGAAATGACTATTGCTATCAAACCGTAA
- the hemH gene encoding ferrochelatase, with amino-acid sequence MKGVLIVNLGSPDAPTPESVKPYLEEFLMDKYVIDMPYWLRSLIVKGIILRTRPKKSAKAYKKIWWEEGSPLIVISKNKHKLVQEKVSIPVALAMRYGKPSIANGLEELHKKGVTEVLLMPMYPQYAMATTLTIEELAEKIVAEKYPNMKLTKFPAFYNKKEYIDSLVTVISESAKDKAFDHLLFSYHGVPERHIKKTDKTKKHNGIKIVEDTYCCQPNSPEAETCYRTHCFETTRLVTEQMNLPKEKFSQSFQSRLGIDKWLEPFTVDAVERLAKEGVKKLAVVTPAFVADCIETLEEIEMEAGKLFKEHGGESFHLIPCLNTHPQWIDALVQWITEWENK; translated from the coding sequence ATGAAAGGAGTATTAATCGTAAATTTAGGTTCGCCCGATGCACCTACACCAGAAAGTGTAAAACCTTATTTGGAAGAGTTTCTCATGGATAAATATGTGATAGATATGCCGTATTGGTTGAGAAGCCTAATCGTAAAAGGAATTATTTTGCGTACGCGTCCAAAAAAATCTGCCAAGGCATATAAAAAAATATGGTGGGAGGAAGGTTCTCCTTTGATTGTTATTTCCAAAAACAAGCACAAGTTGGTACAAGAAAAAGTTTCGATACCTGTGGCATTGGCTATGCGATATGGCAAACCATCGATTGCTAACGGTTTAGAAGAATTACATAAAAAAGGGGTTACTGAGGTGTTGCTAATGCCTATGTATCCGCAATATGCGATGGCAACGACTTTGACTATTGAAGAATTGGCTGAAAAGATTGTTGCTGAAAAATATCCAAACATGAAATTGACAAAATTTCCTGCATTTTACAACAAAAAGGAATACATCGATAGTTTGGTAACAGTAATTTCTGAATCTGCTAAAGACAAAGCCTTTGACCATTTGTTGTTTTCTTACCACGGAGTACCAGAAAGACATATCAAAAAAACGGATAAAACCAAAAAACACAACGGTATAAAAATCGTTGAAGACACCTATTGTTGTCAGCCAAATAGCCCAGAAGCAGAAACTTGCTATCGTACCCATTGTTTTGAAACCACTCGATTGGTTACAGAACAAATGAATTTGCCTAAAGAAAAATTTTCTCAAAGTTTCCAATCTCGTTTGGGGATAGACAAATGGTTGGAACCTTTTACGGTAGATGCGGTAGAGCGATTGGCAAAAGAAGGTGTGAAAAAATTGGCGGTGGTAACTCCTGCATTTGTGGCAGATTGTATCGAAACTTTGGAAGAAATCGAAATGGAAGCCGGAAAATTGTTTAAAGAACATGGGGGAGAATCTTTCCACTTGATACCTTGTCTCAACACACATCCACAATGGATTGACGCTTTGGTACAATGGATTACTGAATGGGAAAATAAATAA
- a CDS encoding IS982 family transposase, which produces MNNLEQIYERILEVLEDFFPHQLLPYQRRKPKMSDLELVSLNLTAEYLSIDSELQLFRKIPNSLKNKIERSVYNKRKRNLFYYINQIREKLAMCFNREESYFVIDSMPLKICENARAMRSKICRDESFSYPDYGFCASQKLHYFGYKLHIICSIEGIVQSLDMTPASVHDVHYLKDVSSQIQNCVLIGDRGYISSQYQLDLFNTATIQLDTPKRINQKDYKPQFYLFKKKRKRIETLFSQLCDQFMIKRNYAKSFNGFKTRIISKITALTLIQYINKFVLKKEINKIKASII; this is translated from the coding sequence ATGAACAACTTAGAGCAAATATACGAAAGAATTTTAGAAGTTTTAGAAGATTTTTTTCCTCATCAACTTTTACCTTATCAAAGGAGAAAGCCAAAAATGAGTGATTTAGAATTGGTGAGTTTAAATTTAACAGCAGAATATTTAAGTATTGATAGTGAATTACAACTCTTTAGAAAAATACCTAATTCTTTGAAAAACAAAATAGAAAGAAGTGTTTATAACAAAAGAAAACGAAATCTTTTTTATTATATAAATCAGATTAGGGAAAAACTTGCAATGTGTTTTAATAGAGAGGAGAGTTATTTTGTAATTGATAGTATGCCTTTGAAAATATGTGAAAATGCTAGAGCAATGAGAAGTAAAATTTGTAGAGACGAAAGTTTTTCATATCCTGATTATGGTTTTTGTGCTAGTCAGAAGTTACATTATTTTGGATATAAATTACACATAATCTGTTCAATAGAAGGTATTGTACAAAGTTTAGATATGACTCCAGCATCTGTTCACGATGTTCATTATTTAAAAGATGTTAGTTCTCAAATTCAAAATTGCGTTTTGATTGGTGATAGAGGTTATATATCGTCACAATATCAATTAGATTTGTTTAACACTGCTACTATTCAGTTAGATACACCTAAAAGAATAAATCAAAAAGATTACAAACCTCAATTTTATTTATTCAAAAAGAAGAGAAAAAGAATCGAAACTCTATTTTCTCAACTTTGTGATCAATTTATGATTAAAAGGAATTATGCTAAATCATTCAACGGTTTTAAAACACGAATTATCAGTAAAATAACTGCTTTAACCTTAATTCAATACATTAACAAATTTGTATTAAAAAAGGAAATAAATAAAATTAAAGCAAGTATAATTTAA